CTCGTTATTTCACAAAAAATTCTGGTGAACTgaaaaacaatatggcagaaagtTGGTatggaccaatatctcacactatgtatcaagataaggtcaaaatggtatGTAATTTACACATGAAAAGTGATACCATAAGCACATTAGGAGTACATGGAatatttgtcagatctatggataagggaagaatttaggaccaaaatggtagagagagcattacaaaatgtaaaacagataaattttattctattaaataaagtttaaaagttttttgcacaaacaaaatgaatgcaaccaaaattaaaaagaaagcagaaaactgggaaagaaattttgcaacaagtatctctgataaaggccttatttctcaaatatatagaaaactgactcaaatttatacGAATTCAAGTCAtgccccagttgataaatggtcaaaggtatatgagcaggcagttttcagaaaaacatcaaagctatctatagtcacatgaaaataaatgctctaaatcactattgattatagaaatgcaaattaaaatgattctgaggaagcacctcacacctatcagattggctaatatgagccCCCcagtaaaaggaaaatgagaaacgTTGATGGGGatgtgaggaaactgggacactaaCGCACTATTGGTgcagctgtgaactgatccaactattctggagagcaatttggaattttgcccaaagggcaataaaactgtatgccctttgatccagcaataccactgccagGTCTACATCCCAAAAATATCAAAAAAGGCAGAGGGGTGGAGGATAGACTgatttgaacaaaaatatttataacagctttttgtgatggctaagaattgaaaataattgaaaacaattgggaaatggttaaacaagctgtgatatctgattgtaataaaatattattttgctataagaaatgacaaacagattattttcagaaaaacctggaaacatttccatggactgatgcaaagtgaagtaagcagaaccaggagaacattgcacacagtaataccaatattctatgatgaagaactgtatgatgaatgacttagctattttcaacaatacaatgatccaagataatcccaaaggactaatgatgaaacatactatccacctctagagaaagaactgacagtgattgaatacaaactgaagcatactctttttcactttctttcaattcattctttttcttttattttgttctcttacAGAATGTCtcatatagaaatattttatggaaTTACATATGTGTAATCTATGTCtgattgcttactttctcagggagaagagaggggagggaggaatagaacTTAAAATTCAAAAGTTCAAAAAatgatcaaaactatttttaacatgtcattgggggaaataatatatatatacatacatatatgtatatttaaaaaacagaaaagagagaatacGTCAAGGAAATCATCAATAGGAATATCACAACTCGAAAACATCTTATCATGGTTTATAATGTGTCTTTGAGAAGACTCATTAAAGGGTATCAGAAATAAATAAGGTACCTAGGTAACCacatacaaaaaaagataatttggtactggttttaaaaattgagaaatcCATCAGTGAAAGAAATTAGGTACATGACAAACAGATGAAAATTAACCCAGTAGCCCTGTATTTGTTAAACCCTAAATCTTCACCTACTGGGGTAAGGATTCGCTATTctacaaaaactactgggaaatcTGGCAGGAATTAAGCGTAGATATATACTTCACACCATGTTCCAAAATAAGTTCCAACTGGATACGTGGCAATAATAAAAGATTACATCACAAACagatgaaatgaatagaaaagagaTTTCCTGTCAGATATATGGCTAAAGATGAATTCATGAGCAAACAAAGGATAGAAAGGattacacaagagaaaatagatgattttggttacataaaattaaaaggtttttgcacaaacaaaaccattgCATTGCAGCAAAAATTTGGAGAGAAAGAATTAGTTGGGGAAACATTCATTGCAGCAaacttctctgataaaagtctcatttctaagatatataaggaacagGTTCAAATTTGTAAGACTCAAAGTCATTTacaattgataaatagttaaaggatATAAATGACCTACATTCTCATGGGGAAaactatatatgtaaaataacacTGTCCTGGGAAGGCTGTTGTGGACAAAAGCATCAAAGAGTATGGTCAATTGGTTCATAGGACAATTGTCTAGAACATCCTTTCCAGGAATGGTTGTGTGGATGTGATTATTGTTCTTACAGCACAAGCTGGAAAGGGAGGCCTGGTACCTTTGGAGCTAGGAATACTTGGTGTGGAGGCctaggaagaggcagagttggAGGAGCTGGGTCTAGGCAATAAAATGTAAATGCTTACCTCTCACAGCCTAAGTCTAAGGGGTGAGGTTATTATCTatgagaaaacatttttcttcatttttttatagatCAGTGCCATGTCTGAGAAGTTGCAATAACAGTTTAATCTGTGACAGTGTTGTGGTTTGACTGTAATTGATTGTTTGAGTTGTCAAGTATATTCTGAGGTGTGGGTCTGTAAAGGAGGAATTTGTCACCTGTCTAACCATGAAAAATAGAGAGCTCCTGATGTCTGATTATAAAAGTAATTACCagatgcaataataataatacgtttcaatgacttgcctaaaatcataGAAGCAGATGGTgttaaaacaagcatttcaacTTAGCTCTTCTGTTGGTgatgatggatgatgatgatgatgatgatgatgatgatgatgatgatgatgatgatgcacaCAATGATTAaagatctgcaaagcactttatatactcTGTCACATGCGGTTATTATGAGATAGTAGAGGAATggtcccatttttcagatgagaaaactaactATAGGAGAAGATGAATGACGTTCCCAGGGTCACATCGCTAGTGAATGTTGAAGGTATGATTTGAAACCACGTCTTTCTAAGTACGAGTACAGGCCCATGTACAAGACTCCATGCTATTAAATGTGTACGTGTGTGAATAATACACGCAAAAAGTCAGCAATAGTTGTTAAGCATCCACTATGAACCAAGCACTGGGTTGagttctaaggatacaaagaaaggcaaaatacagtccctgccctcaaggatgcCACAGTTCAGAGGAGGAGACAAGTTACCAACAGCCATGTACAGACAAATAATGcacagaataaactggagataagGGACAGAAGAATAGGCAGTGAAATTAAACAGGCCCAGGAAAGGATTCATGCAGAACGTAAAATGTGATctcagacttgaaggaagtcacagATGCAGAGAGGAGGAAGCAGAGGGCACCAAGCATGGAGGATGGCCACTGAAAAAGCCAGCAAAAGCCAGtgtcagaatcatagaatgtgtGGAGTGGTGCAAAGTGTAAGAGGACTACAATTAGGAAGGGTCccagaagggaaatgatttgaaTGCTAaacaaggattttacatttgatcctggaagttataggaagccactgaagctcACCGAGGAGGCTGGGGTGAAGGGTAAACATAGTCAAATATATGCTTATAGAAAATAACTTTGTCAGCTGAATGAAGGGTAAATTGGACTGGTGAGACACTTGACGAAGGGAGAccaattaataatgataatccaaacagccaacatttatacagtgctttaaggtttgcaaaggattttgaaaatatctcatttgatcctccaaacaGCCTTGGGAGGAAAGTACAGGCAGTGAAACTAAAGCAGACAGcacttaaatgatttgctcagggtcacatggctagtaaatgcctgtggtcagatttgaatttgaatgttcttgactccaggtccagtgcactaTCCTTGGTTCTATCTAGATGCCTCTACATTAGAAATTTATTCgatagtccaggtgaaaggtgatgagggtaTGAACTAGGATGGTGGATACATGAGGAGATAAAGAACACATCTAAAAAGCTGTGTGATGTCAGACAAGTAACTGAACTTGTCTGAGCCTTGAACTCCACATTTATCAAACCCCTGTCCCAGCTGCCTGCCAGGGTTATTGGTTAAACCTTAAAAGGGGAAAAGGGTGATGGCATGCCATGATTACTCCAGAGACATTTTGTGGAGAGAAGTCAGGGGATTCCTGGGATCAGAAGAGATTTAAACCTCGTAAGtctctcctctgtaaagtgaatgCAAATGGATTCTGAGGTCCTATAATGTTCTCCATCTAGAACCCAATGATGACATAATTCCAGgacaatctggcctcagaagccTTCATCCATTAGTCCCAGTTCCACCTTTTGGAAAACCATGGATGAACTCTAGAAGTCTCTTTCACATGGAAGCCCTTCACATCTTTGATGATGCTCACCATGTCCTACCCACTGACTTGGAACCCTGAGGGGAGTGGGAGGAACTGTCAGGCAGGGTGACCAAAGGAGCTGCTGCTTTCAGTCTCTGTTGCTCCCAGAAGTTTCTTCACCAGGATAAGAGTTCCATTTCATTAAGGGTCTCCTCCCCTCTGTGACATGGTATCTTGGTCCTTTGGGATGCTGTTTCCCATCCCCTGAAGTTGGAGTTCTTCACTCTTTTTGACTCCTGGGAATCTTAGATGACAGTCTTGGAAAGCCTATGGTGCCCTACCTTCAGAAAATCATACTCTGACAAGTGGGAAATAAAACACctaggaataaaataaaaaggaagggaagtaTATTGAAATTCAGGTATCAAAATGCTAAAGAACCAAGTGAaaagaccccaggttaaaaaggACTTCTCAAGACTCACTCCAGTTTATTAATCGTCTTCTAAATGTGTGGTACTCAGAACTGGACATGATACTGCAAAACATGGTCTGATCAAGGTAACAGAAAAGGAGGCTCTTAGCTGTGAACTGTGGTTCTCTGAGAGAAGTTATGGTTCCATTACTTTACCTCTGCTTCCCACATCTGATGGTCATTGAGTTTGAGGTCCACTAAAATCACCAGGTTCTTTTTGAAGCCAAGTCTCTTCAAAGCTGTACTTGTGCACCTGGTTTGTTAAATCAAAGTTTATAAGATTTTAGATTTCCATctcttattctatttttaaatcagACCATTCTTTTAGCCCATGGAAGTCTGTTGGAATTTGGTCATCATCCAACATATTAACCATCTCACCTAGTTTTATGTCCATTGCAAACTTGTAAAACACAATGTATATGTATCATAActcataaaattattttgaaaagctGGTTGAAGACAGAGCCCTGTGACTTGGCATCCTGGAGGGGAAAGCTAATCTACAGCCTATGTGGGTGTTGAAACGAGGCAGGTATCATTTCAGGCAAGGGCCACGTTTGCCACCAGGACTCTGCATGCCCAGTCAAAAGTAAATATTAATCTGTGGACTTAGGTCTGCTTGGAGACAAAAATTCCTCCAGAGCCttgtggaaagagaagagagattttCCTTTATCTCCAAAATGAAGGCTCACATTTTTCTGCCCTTCTCTTGGGCAGTAGGAAACCTTGTCTTCTTAACATGCTGGAGCATGACTGAAAGTAAGAAACTCCTGGTTTACCCTCAAGATGGAAGTCACTGGCTCAGCATGAGGGATGTGACTGAAGAGCTCAGTAAGAAGGGGCATGAAATTATGGTCCTGGTTCCTGAAGTTAATTTACTCCTTAAAGAATCAAAATTCTACAAAAGAAAACTCTACCCAGTCTCCTACTCCCATGCTGAAATGGAGAAGCGTTACCAGACATTTGGCCACAATCTCTTTGCAGAGAGATCTTTCCTGAACGCAGCCTGGACTGAGTACTGGAATGTCCGACTTGTCATCGACATGTACTTCCTCAACTGTGACAGCCTGCTGAAGGACCATGAGACCATCAGAGACCTTGAAGAAAGCCAATTTGATGCCCTCTTCACAGATCCTGCATTGCCATGTGGGATGATCCTGGCCAAGCATCTGTCCATACCTTCGGTGTACTTTTTCCGAGGCTTTCCCTGTGCTTTGGAGCACACAATGAGCAGGACCCCCAACCCCGCGTCTTTCATCCCCAGGTGCTACACTGCCTTTTCTCACCAAATGGCCTTCTACCAGAGAACAATGAACTTCCTGGTGAGTCATTTAGAGACCCTCCTCTTCAAGGACTTGTACAGAAAATACCTAGAGATTGCTGCTGACTTTCTGAAGAGAGAGGTGAACCTGCCAACCCTCTATGGACAGGGTTCCATTTGGCTGTTGAGATATGATTTTGTGTTTGAGTATCCCAGGCCCATCATGCCCAACATGGCTTTCATTGGAGGAATAAattgcaaacagaagaaaagactCCAACAGGTTTGTGCTTTTTGCTTTCTTGAGCTATTCTATCTCCTAACCCTGTGTAAGACCTACCCGCAGTGGATGTCTGGTTAATGCTTGCTGGCTGAAACTGGCATGAACTGAAACAAAttagggggaggaaggaaggaaggaaggaaggaaggaaggaaggaaggaaggaaggaaggaaggaaggaaggaaggaaggaagaaaggaaggaaggaaggcaaaaagaaagagaaggaaggaaagaaggaatggaaggaaggactgaataaagggagagggagaaatgaaggaaggaaagaagggagggaggaagaaaggacagaatggaagagaaagaattctggCTTGCAGGCAAAGCACCCAGGTCCATGTTCCATCTTTGCTACTTCCCAGCTGAGTGACCTGAGGAAGTCACATTTCCTTCCtagttctcattttccttctgtgtCGAATGAGACGTTTGGTCCTGCTGGTCTCTAAGGTTCTTCCTAattctctttctattctcttGGTATCTACAATCTAGTTTCTGATCCCAACTCTGCTACTTTCTgggtggccttgggtaagtcacttctctcagggcctcagttttctcctctatataatgagggaattgaactagatcatctattccaactgtAGAAAAATGTTCCTTGGGGAAGAGGTTTATGTTGAGAAGAACAGGAGATAAACTTGGACAGGCAAGATGGGGCCAATCTAAAGTTCAGAACAGAGAGAAAGCTTTTGTTCTATATATTGTTGTTTGTTTTACTACATAGtccccaattacatgtttaaACATttgtaaaagttatttttctaaaattttgacttccaaattctcttccttcctctcagtccttgagaagtcaagcaatatgACACCAGAAATACATGTGAAATTgtgcaaaatgtatttccttattagccatcttgcaaaagaaaacccacaagagaaaaagacagtaaaaaaaatatgcttcaagcTGTATTCAAAGTTCAAGACTGAAAAGAAATCTTCCTACAGATCTAGTGGAATGTCATGTTTTGAGATGAGGCCACTGAGAGCCAGAGACGTtcggtgacttacccaagatcacaaagtGTGTGGGGGACAGTTTTCTGAGTCTCTGCCCAGAGCTCTCCCTACTTATTACACAGCTGTTGCCATGTGGGAGGGGTCATGAGAATGGAGGAGAAGGCAACACGTGTGATGAGGGAGTGGAGATGCTGGTCAGCAGCTAGGCGATTCTTCATTCATCCAAATGATGTTATTTGCTCTGTCTTCTGTACAAGGAGGTACAATTAGGTTGTCAAGGTGATGTcaggtcaaatcaacaagcagttCTCAAATGCCTCCTGTATTTCAGACCATGTACAAAGAGTTGacatccaaagaaagacaaatggaGTCTCCTTACCATTGAGTCAGGGAGCTCACAGTTCaatggagagacaacatacatatGGAGAACAGCCTAGGAGGTAATGAGGAGCAGTAAGAGGACTGAGAGAAGGCTTTCTGTACAAGGTGGGAGTTTGTTTGGGacataaaggaagccaaggaggtcagaAGGGGGAactgaggaaagagagcattccaggtgggGTGGGGGACAGCAAGGGACAATTCCCAGAGCTGAGAAATAGAGGGTCTTTTTGTGAAATTGTCAGGAGGCCAGAGTATGATCCAAAGGTATGTGTTAGGTGTAAcatgtaggaagactggaaaggtaggaggatcTGGTGATGAAGGGCATTGAGTGTAAGGAGGAGGGCCTATAGCAGGATGGTGGAGGGTCTGAGTTAAGGGGCTATGTCCAAGAGTTGCATCTTAGTTGGAATTGAGAAGATGTGGCCACCAATTGGTAAGAGGGAGTGAAGAAGCAAGTGAGAAGGTCAGGATGACACCTGGATTTCCCTCCTGTGTGCTTGGGTTCTGCACACCGAGGAAATGGTGGTGCCCTTAACAGTAACAGGGGCATTTAAAGGTgtgagtttgggggagggggacacaATGACTTCCAGTTTGGACATTCTGAGTTTAAAATGTGTCTGGGATATCCAGGTCAGGAAGTCCTATAGGCTCTTGAGTTTGTGACACTGGAGGTCAGTAGAAAGGTTGTGGATATAAAAGGGGAAGCAACATGGCCCCTGTTCTCAAAATATAAATGGATGTAGGTGATTAGGGGCATGACGATCAAAGAAATGTGATTCCTGCATTCAAGTTGATCATCTCAGAGCTATTGAGCAGTGAGACACCAGGGGAGGGAagcaagggagagaagattgTATTTGATATTTTGGGGGATCTGTGCCACACCTTCCCTCTAGTACCTCAGATCAGACCCTTCCTTGATCACCCAAGATGGTTCTTGCCCATGGTtcccaagaaatattgtagctGTCTAACTGAATCAAGGCCTTTCTTTAGGTCTGTTAATACTCTTGGAAGACCAGAACAGCTTCTAGGCTCTCCATTGGTAAATGTTTGATCCTGGCTTCTCTTGTCACAAGAGTGGCCCACCTTTTCTTCTGGGCACCCATTTCCTGGTTGATACCCTTATGTGTTCCCTTGTCCATCAATCCTCACCAGTAATGTGTTGGTCACCAGATTATTTGGCAAACTAAATACTTTGGTCAAGAGGAGGAGAAATCAATGATGACATTGATAGAGATATTGACATTTCTTTTAATGATTAATCTAAGGAAGTCAGCCATAGAAATAAACAGCCAAATGTTAAGTCTCTCTTCACAGGATCTTTTCCCTCATAAAATTTAGTGTTTCCATGGCCAAACAAAGATAAGGCACACAATTGTCCAGAAAGGGAACAGAGCAGAGTTCAGAGACCCTGCTCTTTCTGAGGGATCCTGGACTTTGCAGAGATGGCCACAGGGTTCCGACCTTGGTCCTGGGTTCTGGTGGGGCTGGCTTTCTGTGCTGCCTGCCTGTGCTTTGTCAAAGCGGGGAAGCTGCTGGTGATCCCCATGGATGGCAGCCACTGGTTCAGCATGCGTGAAGTGATCCAGGAGCTCAGTCTGAGAGGCCACAAAAGTGTTGTCCTGGCACCAGACCTGTCCCTTCACATCAGGGAAGGCCAGAATTACACTTTGAGGACCTTTCCAGTCACTTTCAGTAAGGACAGTTTTCATGAGCTAACCAGATCACATTTCCAATGGGCCTTTGACCCTAAATCTTTGCTGAAGAGATTCTTTGACATTGCTATACTCTTCAAGAAGTTGTCTGAGATGTATTTTAGCTTTTGTATGGACTTATTCTATAACAAGGAACTGCTGAAGTCCCTAGAAGAGGCCCACTACGATGCAGTTTTAACTGATCCTGTTTCTCCCTGTGGTGCCCTGGTGGCACAGTATCTGTCCATTCCAGCTGTTTATTTCTTGCGAGGAGTCCCTTGTGGCATAGATACTGAAAGCACTCAGTGTCCTGACCCACCTTCATATGTCCCCAGAGTGACCACAGAAAACACAGACCAGACGACATTCCTACAGCGagtaaaaaacattttatacCTTTTGCTCCAGAACATGATTTGCCAAGTGTACATGAAACCCTATGACATCCTGACTTCAGAACTCCTAAAGACAGACATGAATA
The DNA window shown above is from Notamacropus eugenii isolate mMacEug1 chromosome 2, mMacEug1.pri_v2, whole genome shotgun sequence and carries:
- the LOC140525374 gene encoding UDP-glucuronosyltransferase 1A6-like isoform X3 produces the protein MKAHIFLPFSWAVGNLVFLTCWSMTESKKLLVYPQDGSHWLSMRDVTEELSKKGHEIMVLVPEVNLLLKESKFYKRKLYPVSYSHAEMEKRYQTFGHNLFAERSFLNAAWTEYWNVRLVIDMYFLNCDSLLKDHETIRDLEESQFDALFTDPALPCGMILAKHLSIPSVYFFRGFPCALEHTMSRTPNPASFIPRCYTAFSHQMAFYQRTMNFLVSHLETLLFKDLYRKYLEIAADFLKREVNLPTLYGQGSIWLLRYDFVFEYPRPIMPNMAFIGGINCKQKKRLQQEFEAYVNASGEHGVVIFSLGSMVSEIPMAKSMEIAEALGTIPQTVLWRYTGTPPPNLAKNTKLVKWLPQNDLLAHPKTRAFITHAGSHGVYEGICNGVPMVLMPLFGDQMDNAKRMESRGAGITLNVLEMTSADLSKALKAVINDKSYKENIMRLSALHKDRPISPLDLAVFWVEFVMRNKGAPHLRAAAHDLNWIQYHSLDVIAFLLAIVLTVVLIVVKSLKFCFQKCFGKKGKAKKAPKSKSH